A window from Corythoichthys intestinalis isolate RoL2023-P3 chromosome 10, ASM3026506v1, whole genome shotgun sequence encodes these proteins:
- the lrit1a gene encoding leucine-rich repeat, immunoglobulin-like domain and transmembrane domain-containing protein 1a: MFLVLLAGLYAATAGLLSPVSSCPSQCSCFYHNLSDGSKARSVICNDPEISLVPVGFPADTSKLRIEKTAIRRIPSEAFDYLSSLEFLWMSFNALSTLGADSFRGLFNLEELRLDGNALTAFPWESLSDMPSLRLLDLHNNQLTSLPAEANIHIRNLTYLDLSSNSLLTLPGAVLSNWLAAKPAQGPESSKMILGLHDNPWACDCRLYDLVQFQKSPTLAVAFIDTRLRCSAPESVSGVLFSDAELRRCQPPQIHTAVARVRSAVGNNVLLRCGTIGVPIPDLTWQRADKRVLNGSVQQETSKDGITWSILSVPAVSYRDSGKYMCKATNYAGNAEAVISLVVSNSPKMEGNQTNNEKKGKIKKSNPVGKAAYQEKLVARYVVPTSTPTTPPPILDPRLLPEILDPSLDSVSPSPDTATSSNADTLLDLEKTNLSNLAANTSSLQQDPDRVVRSVKVVGDTDNTISLNWRAPKAKNTTAFSVLYAVFGERDMRKINVGAGQNRVTIEGLVPRTKYIACVCVRGLIPRKEQCVIFSTDEAASATGTQKLINVIVITVACIIAVPLTVIVCCGALKRRIQKYWGKKSKDIQDSYVTFETLSPGTKAKGLEGEYLNRLNPEESNRLLSARSSLDSEATAKIEGQPNEYFC, encoded by the exons ATGTTCCTCGTTCTGCTCGCGGGGCTCTACGCGGCCACGGCTGGACTTTTGTCTCCGGTGAGCAGCTGCCCGTCTCAATGCAGCTGTTTTTACCACAACCTGAGTGACGGCTCAAAGGCCAG GAGTGTGATTTGCAACGATCCCGAGATTTCGCTCGTGCCCGTTGGGTTCCCAGCAGACACATCTAAGCTCCGCATCGAGAAGACGGCCATCCGGCGGATACCAAGTGAAGCATTTGACTACCTCTCCAGTCTTGAGTTCCTGTGGATGTCTTTTAACGCGTTGTCCACACTGGGCGCCGACAGTTTCCGCGGACTCTTCAACCTAGAGGAGCTGCGCCTGGATGGCAATGCACTCACTGCCTTCCCCTGGGAGTCGCTCAGCGACATGCCCAGTCTGAGACTTCTGGACTTGCACAATAACCAGCTCACCTCGCTTCCCGCGGAGGCCAACATACACATCAGGAACCTCACCTACCTGGATTTGTCCAGCAACAGTTTGCTGACGCTGCCCGGTGCTGTGCTGTCCAACTGGCTGGCGGCCAAACCCGCTCAAGGGCCGGAGAGCTCCAAAATGATTTTAG GTCTCCATGACAACCCGTGGGCGTGTGACTGCCGCCTCTACGACCTGGTCCAGTTTCAGAAGTCTCCCACTCTGGCTGTGGCTTTCATTGACACCAGGTTGCGCTGCTCGGCTCCTGAGAGCGTGTCGGGCGTCCTGTTCAGTGACGccgaactgcggcgctgtcaaccTCCGCAAATCCACACAGCCGTAGCGCGAGTGAGGAGCGCCGTCGGGAATAATGTTCTGCTCCGGTGCGGGACGATTGGGGTGCCAATTCCGGACTTGACATGGCAAAGGGCAGATAAGCGAGTCTTGAATGGATCAG TCCAGCAGGAGACGTCTAAAGATGGAATCACCTGGTCCATTCTCAGTGTCCCGGCCGTGTCGTACCGCGATTCAGGGAAATACATGTGCAAAGCGACAAACTACGCAGGGAATGCCGAAGCAGTCATCTCCTTAGTTGTATCTAATTCTCCAAAAATGGAAGGCAATCAAACCAACAATGAGAAGAagggcaaaataaaaaaatccaaccCAGTGGGAAAAGCAGCATACCAGGAGAAACTCGTGGCCCGATACGTGGTGCCAACCTCCACTCCTACAACTCCACCTCCAATCCTGGATCCCCGCCTTTTACCTGAAATTTTGGACCCCAGTTTGGACAGTGTCAGTCCTTCCCCTGACACGGCCACTTCGTCCAATGCTGACACGCTGCTGGATCTGGAGAAAACAAACCTCAGTAATCTGGCTGCAAACACCTCATCCCTGCAGCAGGACCCGGACAGGGTGGTCCGTTCGGTTAAGGTAGTGGGTGACACGGATAATACGATCTCCCTCAACTGGCGAGCTCCTAAGGCCAAGAACACGACTGCCTTCAGTGTACTGTACGCTGTGTTCGGAGAGAGAGACATGAGGAAAATCAACGTTGGGGCGGGCCAGAATAGAGTAACCATCGAAGGCCTGGTGCCCCGGACAAAGTACATCGCTTGCGTATGCGTGAGGGGGCTGATCCCCAGGAAAGAACAGTGCGTCATCTTCTCTACAGACGAGGCAGCCAGTGCGACTGGCACCCAAAAACTGATCAATGTAATCGTGATCACAGTTGCCTGCATCATCGCTGTGCCCCTCACCGTCATCGTGTGTTGTGGAGCGCTGAAGAGACGCATCCAGAAgtactgggggaaaaaatccaaggATATCCAAGATTCCTATGTGACATTTGAGACTTTGTCGCCCGGAACAAAAGCCAAAGGGCTGGAGGGGGAATACTTGAACAGACTTAACCCCGAAGAGTCCAACAGGCTGCTGTCTGCCCGCTCCAGCCTGGACTCGGAGGCTACGGCGAAAATCGAAGGGCAGCCTAATGAATACTTCTGCTGA
- the lrit2 gene encoding leucine-rich repeat, immunoglobulin-like domain and transmembrane domain-containing protein 2 isoform X2 produces MRTMDRIPYLLVIVLLHVQGYESFSQCLRGCSCIEDRHGRSLICMEENAFGAIPENIPHDMTKIRIEKSHFTEIKRGAFSRTPALENLWLNFNDITLINSKALEGLRNLTELRLQGNKLRSVPWTAFEDAPGLKILDLKHNQLDVLPEHALKNLPDLTYLDLSFNRLTVISKEVFQNWPLYQKLQNTEEGEASSSGPNVVLALHDNAWLCDCRLKGFVEFIRSLSPPIILMNSYLTCSGPDFRAGKFFHEVELQACAKPVVTTPSANVSLPLGANVTLRCLAKARPDPAVWWTYGLKIIRGFHESQERVDEDTIRSLLVIPLLRTADRGVYTCSAVNFIGNSSASIQLDILSPDGYQSPSLPGLLAEDENVYIDIRIAKQTVRGISIEWFAVLDHPDQTWFTIHLGRANGDKKETIYIGPGIRSYSVSDLMPATKYEICVTLKNRTPRPGQCVVFVTGSDITEMEQREKLIHIVVIVLAMVLAVPIGMYACTTDTKFSCLEGLMAFWKKRRGERGSGGLERERQGTFDSLQAASDESLMRKESSEDRKGGRFVEKV; encoded by the exons ATGCGGACTATGGACAGGATTCCTTACCTGCTAGTTATAGTTTTGCTTCACGTCCAGGGGTATGAAAGTTTTTCTCAATGTTTGCGGGGGTGTAGCTGTATAGAAGACCGTCATGGCAG GTCTCTCATATGCATGGAGGAGAATGCATTCGGGGCCATACCGGAGAATATTCCTCATGATATGACCAAAATCCGAATAGAAAAATCCCATTTCACCGAAATCAAGCGCGGAGCTTTCTCCAGAACACCTGCCTTGGAGAACTTGTGGTTGAACTTCAACGACATTACCCTGATCAACTCTAAAGCTCTGGAAGGTTTGCGGAATCTGACTGAGCTCCGTCTGCAAGGGAACAAGCTGCGCTCTGTGCCATGGACGGCGTTCGAGGATGCCCCGGGCCTGAAGATCCTAGACCTGAAACACAATCAACTGGATGTCCTGCCGGAGCACGCGTTAAAAAATTTGCCCGATCTGACTTACTTAGACTTATCCTTCAATCGGCTTACGGTCATATCCAAGGAGGTCTTCCAAAACTGGCCCCTGTACCAAAAACTGCAGAACACGGAGGAGGGAGAGGCGAGCTCCTCTGGGCCGAACGTTGTCCTTGCGCTACACGACAACGCCTGGCTGTGCGACTGCCGGCTCAAGGGCTTCGTGGAGTTCATCCGCTCCCTCAGCCCCCCGATTATTCTGATGAACTCCTACTTGACCTGCTCCGGGCCGGACTTTAGGGCAGGCAAGTTCTTTCATGAGGTCGAGCTCCAGGCCTGCGCCAAACCAGTGGTCACCACCCCGTCGGCCAATGTCAGCTTGCCCCTGGGTGCCAACGTCACGCTGCGCTGCCTCGCCAAGGCCCGGCCAGACCCTGCGGTGTGGTGGACATATGGTCTGAAGATAATCAGAGGATTTCATG AGTCTCAGGAGAGAGTGGATGAAGACACTATCAGGTCCCTCTTGGTCATCCCTTTGCTCCGTACGGCCGACCGCGGCGTCTACACCTGCAGTGCTGTCAATTTCATCGGAAACTCCTCAGCAAGCATCCAGCTCGACATTCTCTCTCCTGACGGCTACCAGTCACCATCCCTTCCTGGTTTGCTGGCAGAAGACGAGAACGTTTATATCGACATCCGCATCGCCAAACAGACGGTGCGCGGCATCTCCATCGAGTGGTTCGCTGTCTTGGATCACCCCGACCAAACGTGGTTCACCATCCATTTGGGCCGCGCCAACGGCGACAAGAAGGAGACCATCTACATCGGCCCTGGCATCCGTTCGTACTCCGTATCTGACCTAATGCCTGCCACCAAATACGAGATCTGTGTGACGCTCAAGAACCGGACGCCACGCCCTGGCCAGTGCGTGGTTTTCGTCACAGGAAGCGACATCACTGAAATGGAGCAGCGAGAGAAGCTGATCCACATTGTGGTAATCGTCCTCGCCATGGTGTTGGCCGTACCCATCGGCATGTACGCCTGCACTACCGACACTAAGTTCTCCTGTCTGGAGGGCTTGATGGCATTTTGGAAGAAGCGGCGCGGAGAGAGGGGATCGGGCGGCTTGGAACGCGAGAGGCAAGGCACCTTCGACAGCCTGCAGGCGGCCAGCGACGAGAGCCTGATGCGGAAAGAGTCCAGTGAGGACAGGAAG GGCGGGAGATTTGTTGAAAAGGTGTGA
- the lrit2 gene encoding leucine-rich repeat, immunoglobulin-like domain and transmembrane domain-containing protein 2 isoform X1 translates to MRTMDRIPYLLVIVLLHVQGYESFSQCLRGCSCIEDRHGRSLICMEENAFGAIPENIPHDMTKIRIEKSHFTEIKRGAFSRTPALENLWLNFNDITLINSKALEGLRNLTELRLQGNKLRSVPWTAFEDAPGLKILDLKHNQLDVLPEHALKNLPDLTYLDLSFNRLTVISKEVFQNWPLYQKLQNTEEGEASSSGPNVVLALHDNAWLCDCRLKGFVEFIRSLSPPIILMNSYLTCSGPDFRAGKFFHEVELQACAKPVVTTPSANVSLPLGANVTLRCLAKARPDPAVWWTYGLKIIRGFHESQERVDEDTIRSLLVIPLLRTADRGVYTCSAVNFIGNSSASIQLDILSPDGYQSPSLPGLLAEDENVYIDIRIAKQTVRGISIEWFAVLDHPDQTWFTIHLGRANGDKKETIYIGPGIRSYSVSDLMPATKYEICVTLKNRTPRPGQCVVFVTGSDITEMEQREKLIHIVVIVLAMVLAVPIGMYACTTDTKFSCLEGLMAFWKKRRGERGSGGLERERQGTFDSLQAASDESLMRKESSEDRKVRRRSDDRPIKGKADPSRITAELY, encoded by the exons ATGCGGACTATGGACAGGATTCCTTACCTGCTAGTTATAGTTTTGCTTCACGTCCAGGGGTATGAAAGTTTTTCTCAATGTTTGCGGGGGTGTAGCTGTATAGAAGACCGTCATGGCAG GTCTCTCATATGCATGGAGGAGAATGCATTCGGGGCCATACCGGAGAATATTCCTCATGATATGACCAAAATCCGAATAGAAAAATCCCATTTCACCGAAATCAAGCGCGGAGCTTTCTCCAGAACACCTGCCTTGGAGAACTTGTGGTTGAACTTCAACGACATTACCCTGATCAACTCTAAAGCTCTGGAAGGTTTGCGGAATCTGACTGAGCTCCGTCTGCAAGGGAACAAGCTGCGCTCTGTGCCATGGACGGCGTTCGAGGATGCCCCGGGCCTGAAGATCCTAGACCTGAAACACAATCAACTGGATGTCCTGCCGGAGCACGCGTTAAAAAATTTGCCCGATCTGACTTACTTAGACTTATCCTTCAATCGGCTTACGGTCATATCCAAGGAGGTCTTCCAAAACTGGCCCCTGTACCAAAAACTGCAGAACACGGAGGAGGGAGAGGCGAGCTCCTCTGGGCCGAACGTTGTCCTTGCGCTACACGACAACGCCTGGCTGTGCGACTGCCGGCTCAAGGGCTTCGTGGAGTTCATCCGCTCCCTCAGCCCCCCGATTATTCTGATGAACTCCTACTTGACCTGCTCCGGGCCGGACTTTAGGGCAGGCAAGTTCTTTCATGAGGTCGAGCTCCAGGCCTGCGCCAAACCAGTGGTCACCACCCCGTCGGCCAATGTCAGCTTGCCCCTGGGTGCCAACGTCACGCTGCGCTGCCTCGCCAAGGCCCGGCCAGACCCTGCGGTGTGGTGGACATATGGTCTGAAGATAATCAGAGGATTTCATG AGTCTCAGGAGAGAGTGGATGAAGACACTATCAGGTCCCTCTTGGTCATCCCTTTGCTCCGTACGGCCGACCGCGGCGTCTACACCTGCAGTGCTGTCAATTTCATCGGAAACTCCTCAGCAAGCATCCAGCTCGACATTCTCTCTCCTGACGGCTACCAGTCACCATCCCTTCCTGGTTTGCTGGCAGAAGACGAGAACGTTTATATCGACATCCGCATCGCCAAACAGACGGTGCGCGGCATCTCCATCGAGTGGTTCGCTGTCTTGGATCACCCCGACCAAACGTGGTTCACCATCCATTTGGGCCGCGCCAACGGCGACAAGAAGGAGACCATCTACATCGGCCCTGGCATCCGTTCGTACTCCGTATCTGACCTAATGCCTGCCACCAAATACGAGATCTGTGTGACGCTCAAGAACCGGACGCCACGCCCTGGCCAGTGCGTGGTTTTCGTCACAGGAAGCGACATCACTGAAATGGAGCAGCGAGAGAAGCTGATCCACATTGTGGTAATCGTCCTCGCCATGGTGTTGGCCGTACCCATCGGCATGTACGCCTGCACTACCGACACTAAGTTCTCCTGTCTGGAGGGCTTGATGGCATTTTGGAAGAAGCGGCGCGGAGAGAGGGGATCGGGCGGCTTGGAACGCGAGAGGCAAGGCACCTTCGACAGCCTGCAGGCGGCCAGCGACGAGAGCCTGATGCGGAAAGAGTCCAGTGAGGACAGGAAGGTGAGGCGGAGATCAGATGACAGGCCGATTAAGGGCAAGGCCGACCCCAGCAGAATCACTGCAGAACTTTACTAA